One window from the genome of Leptospirillum ferriphilum encodes:
- a CDS encoding CbbQ/NirQ/NorQ C-terminal domain-containing protein produces the protein MKNWFVALGGVLGYFALVFLYTLGAYLLVRSPPWFRYLFGFSSLSIFFGLLARTFHWASVSHIVLAESVLTGGGILFSLFWAFFSKKKPDQGVGEQPSPEDQPGKSDSPGTFLLAEVGDEEADLPVSRVREEIGTLLDAGLSVLVYGPTGSGKTSGVLMECLRERQAGDADRSILLIACSDGMEDYDLLNRPIPASPQEKARNLRAMVREHPDVRIGSLSRLFGDWDRAEGPLRSAFRRAAEGERLTIVFDELNRSSVSALNLILKSMDPVLGHYELFDFTTGERLSCPLERLVFCATCNMGEGYGQTRELDWSLLDRFPGVVFMDYDARLEKQMLIGLGVPPDLAGRMVHVALALREAHRTGNLAAPLSTRHLKNWGRLVADGADPETIASCLWVNRLVTHDRLGFPDKDQVHGIREVLGRTFRGGRKS, from the coding sequence ATGAAAAACTGGTTCGTGGCCCTCGGAGGTGTGCTCGGATACTTCGCCCTTGTTTTTCTCTATACCCTGGGAGCTTATTTGCTGGTCCGAAGCCCTCCCTGGTTCCGGTATCTATTCGGATTTTCCAGCCTCTCCATCTTTTTCGGGTTGCTCGCCCGGACATTTCATTGGGCTTCGGTCTCCCACATCGTGCTTGCCGAAAGCGTTCTGACCGGAGGAGGAATCCTCTTTTCCCTTTTTTGGGCTTTTTTTTCGAAAAAGAAGCCTGATCAGGGAGTGGGGGAGCAGCCTTCTCCGGAGGACCAGCCCGGAAAATCGGACAGTCCGGGGACGTTCCTCCTTGCAGAGGTTGGTGACGAAGAGGCAGACCTGCCGGTTTCAAGAGTCAGGGAGGAAATCGGGACCCTTCTGGATGCCGGACTCTCGGTACTGGTTTATGGCCCGACCGGATCGGGAAAAACGTCCGGCGTGTTGATGGAATGTTTGCGGGAGAGACAGGCGGGTGACGCGGATCGGTCAATTCTTCTGATTGCCTGCTCGGACGGAATGGAGGACTATGATCTCCTGAACCGTCCGATTCCGGCCTCTCCGCAGGAGAAGGCCCGGAATCTCCGGGCGATGGTGCGGGAACATCCGGATGTCCGGATCGGCAGTCTGTCCCGTCTGTTCGGGGACTGGGACCGCGCGGAAGGCCCCCTCCGTTCGGCCTTTCGGAGAGCGGCCGAAGGAGAAAGACTGACGATCGTCTTTGACGAACTGAACCGGTCTTCGGTGTCCGCTCTGAACCTGATCCTGAAGAGCATGGACCCTGTTCTTGGCCATTATGAGCTGTTCGACTTTACGACCGGAGAGCGTCTCTCATGCCCGCTGGAGAGACTTGTCTTCTGCGCCACCTGCAACATGGGGGAAGGGTACGGGCAAACGCGGGAGCTGGACTGGTCACTCCTCGATCGCTTTCCGGGTGTGGTGTTTATGGATTATGACGCCCGGCTTGAAAAACAAATGCTGATCGGGCTGGGGGTTCCCCCGGATCTGGCCGGACGCATGGTCCACGTTGCCCTGGCACTGCGGGAAGCTCACCGGACTGGAAATCTGGCGGCGCCGCTGTCCACCCGGCATCTGAAAAACTGGGGGCGACTGGTGGCCGATGGGGCAGATCCGGAAACCATTGCCTCCTGCCTGTGGGTCAACCGTCTGGTGACGCATGACCGTCTTGGTTTCCCCGACAAAGATCAGGTTCACGGGATTCGGGAGGTTCTGGGACGGACATTCCGGGGCGGAAGAAAATCCTGA
- a CDS encoding cation:proton antiporter, with translation MSLTITNLELLLVVAAVASILGRRIRIPDSVALVLAGSLLTLLPYAPRIHLTKDLIFGIFLPPLVFEGALSIPWKKMERDLFPVLVLASLGVILSMGITAAGMHWLLHWQWLPSMTFGALIATTDPVAVIALFKNLGVQGRLRLLVESESLFNDVAGVVVFGLVLSMSEPGFHPNGFVGMSWHILLLGAGSLLCGFFVSWVTHLLVRRSEDRTVGNLLTFVAAFGSFTLADSFHLSGILACVVTGITIGNSRPFPGFSREARESMLSLWETVAFIINSVIFVLIGIRIAHETFLSDAMTILVAITVVLLSRAGTVYPICGLFRRGRWEIPIPYQHILFWGGIRGPLALALSLGLPEGFPAKNEIVSLTFAIVAFSILIQGLTVGPAMKKLGLSPPRVEGSLESQDR, from the coding sequence GTGTCCTTGACCATTACAAACCTCGAACTCCTTCTGGTGGTTGCTGCTGTTGCATCGATCCTCGGCCGTCGCATCCGGATTCCCGACAGTGTCGCCCTTGTTCTGGCCGGCTCCCTCCTGACCCTTCTCCCTTACGCTCCGCGCATTCATCTGACCAAGGATCTGATCTTCGGTATCTTCCTTCCGCCGCTGGTTTTTGAAGGGGCTCTCAGCATCCCCTGGAAAAAAATGGAGAGGGACCTTTTTCCCGTCCTGGTGCTGGCTTCGCTCGGAGTGATTCTCTCCATGGGGATCACGGCGGCCGGGATGCACTGGCTTCTCCACTGGCAATGGCTTCCCTCCATGACATTCGGCGCCCTGATCGCAACGACGGATCCGGTCGCCGTCATCGCTCTCTTCAAGAATCTCGGAGTTCAGGGAAGGCTTCGTCTCCTGGTTGAGTCAGAAAGTCTCTTTAACGATGTGGCGGGAGTGGTGGTGTTCGGTCTGGTGCTGTCCATGTCCGAACCCGGGTTCCATCCGAACGGGTTCGTCGGGATGTCCTGGCACATCCTTCTCCTCGGAGCCGGAAGCCTTCTCTGCGGTTTTTTCGTGTCCTGGGTGACCCATCTTCTGGTTCGCAGGAGCGAGGACCGGACGGTCGGCAATCTTTTGACCTTTGTCGCCGCCTTCGGCTCTTTTACCCTGGCCGATTCGTTCCATCTGTCCGGAATTCTGGCCTGCGTTGTCACGGGGATTACGATCGGAAATTCCCGTCCGTTTCCGGGATTTTCCCGCGAAGCACGGGAGTCGATGCTCTCTCTCTGGGAAACGGTCGCGTTCATTATCAATTCTGTGATTTTTGTTCTGATCGGGATCCGGATCGCACATGAAACATTCCTGTCGGACGCGATGACCATCCTGGTTGCGATTACTGTCGTCCTCTTGAGCCGCGCCGGAACGGTCTACCCGATCTGCGGTCTTTTCCGGCGGGGACGATGGGAGATTCCGATCCCCTATCAGCACATCCTCTTCTGGGGGGGCATTCGCGGCCCGCTGGCCCTTGCGCTTTCCCTGGGGCTTCCGGAAGGCTTTCCTGCGAAAAACGAAATTGTCTCCCTCACCTTTGCGATCGTGGCCTTCTCCATCCTGATCCAGGGACTGACGGTCGGACCGGCAATGAAGAAGCTGGGACTCTCCCCCCCACGCGTCGAAGGGTCTTTGGAGAGCCAGGACAGATAG
- a CDS encoding MFS transporter, with product MHPKATQSQILLASLVGTTIEFFDFYIFATASVLVFPALFFPPGNPTTATLQSLATFALAFVTRPIGAALFGHFGDRMGRKATLVVSLLTMGLSTILIGLLPTYEKAGLLAPLLLAACRLGQGLGLGGEWGGAVLLATENAPEGKKGWFGMFPQLGAPAGFILSTGVFLLLTHFTSREQFLEWGWRIPFLLSAVLVVVGLWIRLRVYETPEFSRVIETNRKVRFPLFSVLRHHPGSLLTGIFSLLSTFVMFYLMTVFTLGWGTSHLHYPKETLLFVQMSGVVCFALMIPVSSHYADRRSCREAMIISTILIFLFGFGFGIMMEPDHLLRLVAFYVMGFSVIGLTYGPAGTILSELFPAPIRYTGASLAFNLAGIAGASPAPYIATRLAGQYGLNAVGYYLSLTAVITFLALLAVRPWDSDVSQGSGSGR from the coding sequence ATGCACCCAAAAGCCACACAAAGCCAGATTCTTCTAGCAAGTCTAGTAGGAACCACGATCGAATTTTTCGATTTCTATATCTTTGCAACGGCTTCTGTCCTGGTTTTTCCGGCCCTCTTTTTTCCTCCCGGGAATCCGACCACCGCAACCCTTCAGTCTCTTGCGACCTTCGCACTGGCTTTTGTCACCCGGCCGATCGGAGCAGCCCTTTTCGGTCATTTCGGTGACCGCATGGGGCGCAAAGCCACCCTCGTCGTTTCTCTTCTGACGATGGGTCTCTCCACCATCCTGATCGGACTCTTGCCGACATACGAAAAAGCAGGACTTCTGGCCCCTCTCCTTCTGGCTGCCTGCCGTCTGGGGCAGGGGCTCGGACTTGGAGGCGAATGGGGAGGAGCCGTCCTCCTGGCGACAGAAAATGCTCCCGAAGGAAAAAAGGGGTGGTTCGGGATGTTTCCCCAGCTCGGAGCTCCGGCGGGGTTCATCCTGTCAACAGGGGTTTTTCTTCTGCTGACCCATTTCACTTCCCGGGAACAGTTTCTGGAATGGGGATGGCGCATCCCGTTTCTTTTGAGCGCCGTGCTCGTCGTCGTCGGGTTATGGATCCGGCTCCGCGTTTATGAAACGCCGGAATTTTCCCGGGTGATCGAGACAAACCGGAAAGTCCGGTTCCCTCTCTTTTCCGTACTTCGCCATCACCCGGGTTCCCTTCTGACGGGGATTTTTTCTCTTCTGAGCACGTTTGTGATGTTTTACCTGATGACCGTTTTCACTCTCGGGTGGGGGACCAGCCATCTGCATTACCCCAAGGAAACGCTTCTTTTCGTGCAGATGAGCGGTGTCGTCTGTTTCGCCCTCATGATTCCGGTCTCCTCCCACTATGCGGACCGGAGAAGCTGCCGGGAGGCCATGATCATCTCGACAATCCTGATCTTCCTTTTCGGGTTCGGATTCGGAATCATGATGGAACCCGACCACCTTTTGCGTCTGGTCGCCTTCTATGTGATGGGGTTCTCGGTCATCGGCCTGACCTATGGACCCGCCGGAACGATTCTGTCCGAGCTTTTTCCAGCTCCGATCCGTTACACCGGCGCCTCTCTCGCATTCAATCTCGCCGGAATCGCCGGGGCGTCACCGGCCCCGTATATTGCCACCCGGCTTGCGGGGCAATATGGATTGAATGCGGTCGGATATTATTTGTCACTTACGGCCGTCATCACGTTCCTCGCGCTCCTTGCTGTTCGTCCGTGGGATTCCGATGTCTCTCAAGGTTCCGGATCAGGCCGCTGA
- a CDS encoding M16 family metallopeptidase, whose amino-acid sequence MKPENPIRLSIALAAALFFSGCADTTPATVSTPAPAPPSSPFESRDVPVIHSHVYRATLPNGVVVVVLPRPVVPVVSFRIGILAGSSRDPIGKGGVADLTASLLNRGTTTRDALTLFREIDETGGSLEAAAGRDMTTVSGKVLTSDLPSLFGVAADMVMNPVFPEKEFQHNLLQARAGLMDEKDHAGPVARNLFYKTLYGNGPYGHPSSGTLHSVSRITLQDIRTFYQTEYRPERTIITFAGDITPEKALELVKSVFGSWKPATPGSPRPMTVHNTPASLPSGQTILVNRPQFAQAMVMMGTPGIRRNDPSFYSALVMNEILGGTTTSRLNHVVRQKNGLVYYIYSGFDAERHAGPFFVVFQTFAPNTKKVLALSQKLLGDMKTKPVTAREVETTRNNILGQFPFRVDTDDRIASLLLYIEAYDLGLGYFTDYPDSIRKVTPESVEKAASTLLHPGHLVTVVVGPIPKTGLRPNGKDIVVE is encoded by the coding sequence ATGAAACCGGAGAATCCAATCCGCTTATCCATCGCTCTGGCAGCGGCCCTCTTTTTTTCGGGATGCGCGGACACCACTCCTGCCACTGTCTCCACCCCTGCCCCCGCACCTCCCTCTTCCCCCTTTGAATCCAGGGACGTTCCGGTCATTCACAGCCATGTCTATCGTGCCACCCTTCCCAACGGCGTCGTGGTCGTCGTCCTTCCCCGTCCGGTCGTCCCTGTCGTCTCTTTCCGGATCGGAATCCTCGCCGGATCGTCCCGGGATCCGATCGGGAAGGGCGGTGTTGCTGACCTGACCGCCTCCCTCCTGAACCGTGGCACAACCACCCGTGACGCGCTGACGCTCTTCCGGGAGATCGACGAAACAGGGGGCAGTCTGGAAGCTGCTGCGGGTCGGGACATGACGACGGTCTCCGGCAAGGTGCTGACCTCTGACCTCCCCTCCCTGTTCGGAGTGGCGGCGGACATGGTCATGAATCCGGTCTTCCCGGAAAAGGAGTTCCAGCACAATCTGCTCCAGGCCAGAGCCGGTCTCATGGACGAAAAAGACCACGCCGGCCCCGTCGCGCGGAACCTTTTCTACAAGACTCTCTATGGAAACGGGCCCTATGGACATCCGTCCTCGGGAACCCTTCATTCGGTGTCCCGCATCACACTCCAGGACATCCGGACCTTCTACCAGACCGAGTACCGTCCGGAACGCACGATCATCACCTTTGCGGGAGATATCACGCCGGAAAAAGCCCTGGAACTCGTCAAATCCGTCTTTGGCTCCTGGAAACCGGCCACACCGGGATCTCCCCGTCCCATGACGGTGCACAACACTCCAGCATCCCTGCCATCCGGGCAAACGATCCTGGTCAACAGGCCCCAGTTTGCCCAAGCCATGGTCATGATGGGAACGCCCGGGATCCGGCGCAACGATCCTTCGTTCTACAGTGCGCTTGTCATGAACGAAATACTCGGCGGGACGACAACATCGAGGCTAAATCATGTGGTTCGCCAGAAAAACGGCCTGGTCTATTACATTTACAGCGGATTTGACGCCGAAAGACACGCAGGCCCATTCTTTGTTGTCTTTCAGACATTCGCTCCCAATACCAAAAAAGTCCTCGCTCTTTCCCAAAAACTTCTGGGCGACATGAAAACGAAGCCGGTCACCGCCCGGGAGGTCGAAACGACCCGAAACAATATTCTGGGGCAATTTCCTTTCCGCGTGGATACGGACGACCGGATCGCGTCTCTTCTCCTGTATATCGAAGCTTATGATCTGGGTCTCGGGTACTTCACCGACTATCCGGACAGCATCCGGAAAGTCACACCGGAATCCGTGGAGAAAGCCGCTTCCACGCTTCTCCACCCCGGACACCTCGTGACCGTCGTTGTCGGACCGATCCCCAAAACCGGACTGCGCCCCAACGGCAAGGATATCGTCGTCGAATAA
- a CDS encoding M16 family metallopeptidase — protein MSRSQTDHRSLFFSILLTGVFFALMLNLFFLPAKGMAIPAPFPASGFHPTPVLHTYPNGLRLIYVEDPYSPIVTFQVWYKVGSIDEQRGKTGISHFLEHMMFTGTPRYPHGVLDKKINAVGGQSNAFTDYDFTAYFENTAPRYITIGEKIESDRMNNLLLSTQQLERERRIVLEERRNDYDDPTQKLVEQVYAKAFRVHPYHNPVIGWEPDIRHLSQSDLKHYYRTFYMPNNATIIVVGPVNGPELVSQVGQTFGSLPAGSPPNPKIPAEPVQKGLRFTVVHKPAMLPVTMMAFHVPNFKSPDSYALTVLSTLLSGGRSSILYRTMVYQNAVAVDAEGDYEPLTKGPALFYFYAQGLPKVKPPVLRRRFENVILSLQKTDVSPAALERAKKQVISSFLMSQESTFGLGMMLGEMASIGVPLDYLDTYVDRIRQVSAEDVRRVARTYLIRSNETIGYLYPTGAPRNPSFARPNRIVR, from the coding sequence ATGTCCCGCTCTCAAACTGACCACAGATCCCTTTTCTTCTCCATCCTCCTGACGGGCGTTTTTTTCGCCCTGATGCTCAACCTTTTTTTCCTTCCGGCGAAAGGGATGGCGATACCTGCCCCCTTCCCGGCTTCCGGATTTCATCCAACACCCGTTCTTCACACGTATCCGAACGGATTGAGGCTGATTTACGTCGAGGATCCTTATTCACCGATTGTCACCTTCCAGGTCTGGTACAAGGTCGGTTCCATTGACGAACAGCGCGGAAAAACGGGAATTTCCCACTTTCTCGAACACATGATGTTCACCGGAACGCCCCGGTACCCGCATGGTGTCCTCGACAAGAAAATCAACGCAGTGGGCGGACAAAGCAATGCGTTTACAGACTATGACTTCACCGCCTACTTTGAAAACACGGCTCCCCGATACATCACAATCGGAGAGAAGATCGAGTCCGACCGCATGAACAATCTTCTTCTCTCCACTCAACAGCTGGAACGGGAACGCCGGATCGTTCTGGAAGAACGGAGGAACGACTACGACGATCCGACGCAGAAGCTGGTGGAGCAGGTGTATGCCAAAGCGTTCCGCGTCCATCCCTACCACAACCCCGTGATCGGATGGGAACCGGACATCCGCCATCTGTCGCAGTCGGACCTCAAGCACTATTACCGGACGTTCTATATGCCCAACAACGCGACCATCATCGTGGTGGGGCCTGTGAACGGACCGGAACTCGTAAGCCAGGTCGGTCAGACCTTCGGCTCCCTTCCGGCCGGATCTCCCCCCAACCCCAAAATTCCCGCCGAACCTGTCCAGAAAGGACTGCGGTTCACTGTTGTGCACAAACCGGCCATGCTGCCTGTCACCATGATGGCGTTCCATGTCCCCAATTTCAAAAGTCCCGATTCCTACGCCCTGACAGTCCTTTCGACCCTCCTCTCGGGAGGGCGCTCTTCCATTCTCTATCGCACGATGGTCTACCAGAACGCCGTTGCAGTGGATGCGGAAGGAGACTATGAGCCCCTGACGAAAGGTCCGGCGTTGTTCTACTTCTATGCGCAGGGTCTTCCGAAGGTCAAACCCCCCGTCCTCAGGAGACGATTCGAAAACGTGATCCTCTCCCTCCAGAAGACGGATGTGAGTCCTGCCGCACTGGAACGGGCAAAAAAACAGGTCATTTCCTCTTTTCTGATGAGCCAGGAGTCAACGTTCGGACTGGGGATGATGCTGGGGGAAATGGCCAGTATCGGTGTTCCGCTTGATTACCTGGACACCTATGTGGACCGGATCCGTCAGGTTTCGGCGGAGGACGTCCGTCGCGTCGCGCGGACCTATCTGATCCGCTCGAACGAAACGATCGGGTATCTCTACCCGACGGGAGCCCCCCGCAATCCATCGTTCGCGCGACCAAACAGAATTGTCCGATAA
- a CDS encoding DUF5069 domain-containing protein → MDLTKQFPRSPVDRLGGMDHLKRVIDKARAHVAGTLGEYTYNCPLDQAFFSFFGLDHEKFAEAVKSRPGDQDMLAWVHSQAPRSKNPEEVESFNREYESRSPDSPEKWEYFRSVRDSLAPGRTDITTWVKLLDLEEKRPV, encoded by the coding sequence ATGGACCTGACAAAACAGTTTCCAAGGAGCCCTGTCGACCGTCTGGGGGGCATGGATCACTTGAAAAGAGTGATCGACAAGGCCCGGGCTCACGTGGCCGGAACACTGGGGGAATATACCTACAACTGCCCCCTGGATCAGGCCTTCTTTTCCTTTTTTGGACTCGACCACGAAAAGTTTGCGGAAGCGGTCAAATCCCGTCCGGGAGACCAGGACATGCTCGCCTGGGTCCATTCCCAGGCGCCCCGCTCGAAAAATCCCGAAGAGGTGGAATCGTTCAACAGGGAGTACGAATCCCGGAGCCCGGATTCCCCTGAAAAGTGGGAGTATTTCCGTTCCGTACGGGACAGTCTCGCACCGGGGAGAACCGACATCACGACCTGGGTCAAACTTCTGGACCTGGAAGAAAAAAGACCCGTCTGA